The following DNA comes from Agromyces mangrovi.
TCCCGCCGTGCGCGGCGATCCAGTCGGCGAGGAAGGCGCGCAGCGCGAGCCGCTGGCGCCGGCCGAGGCCGCCGAGCCGCTTCGCGTCGGCGATGCCGAGCTCGCGCATGATGCGCACGCGCTTGGTCTCGCCGATCGCGGGCACGGAGGTGAGGAACTCGGTCGCGCGCAGGGTGGCCTCCGGCGTGGAGGCGTCCTCGAAGGCGACGCGCAGCACGTCGAGCGGGCTGCGGCTGCCGTCGGCGACGGACGCCTTCACGGCGGCGCGGGCGCGCCGTGCCGCGACCGCTGCGCGCGAGGCGGCGACGCGGTCGACGTCGGGCGGCGCGGGCGGACCGCTGCGCGCGGGCTCAGCCACGGGCCACCGCCGTGGCCTCGGCGCGACGCGCGATCGCGTCGCGGATGCCGTCGGGACCGGCCGCCAGGATCGAGCGCGACTCGTTCGCGATCACGCCGCCGGCAAGTGCTCCGAACGTGTCGCGCAGGTCGGCGAGCTCGGCGCCCTGGTGGCCGAACCCGGGTGCGAGCACCGGCGTGCGCGGGGTCGACGCATCGTCCGGGTCGATGCCGGCCGCCCGCAGGTCGACGGTCGCCCCGATCACCACACCGGTCGAGCCGAACGCCTGCTCGCCCGCATCCGGCTCCTCGGCGTTCCAGGTCGCGACACCCGAGCAGATCGCGGCCGAGACCGTCGACCCCTCCCGGCTGCTCTGCTGGAGCACCGAGCGCTGGATCGCGGCGGCCTCGGGATTGGAGGTCGCGGCGAGCACGAACAGGCCCTTCCCGTGCCGCTCGGCGAGGCGGTGCGTGCCCGCCAGCGCGCCGAGGCCCTGGAACGGGTTCACGGTAAGTGCGTCCGCCTCGAGCGGCGAACCGGGCTCGAGCCACGCGCGTGCGTACGCGTCCATGGTCGAGTCGATGTCGCCGCGCTTGGCGTCGGCGATGACGAGGATGCCCGCACCGCGCGCCTCGGCGAGCACGCGCTCGAGCCCGGCGATGCCCGCCGAGCCGAACCGCTCGAAGAACGCCACCTGCGGCTTGCAGATGCCGGCGCGCCCGGCCATCGCGTCGACGACGCGCAGGCCGAACTCGCGCACGCCCGCACCCGACTCCGGGAGCCCCCACGCGTCGAGCAGCCCGGCGTGCGGGTCGATGCCCACGCAGAGCCGGCCGAACCGGTCGAACGACTCCCCCAGTCGCGTGCCGAACGATGCCACGTCAGACCGCCTTCCGCGCCAGCTCGTAGTCCTGCAGGCTCGTGACCTCGAACCCGCGGCGCACCGAGTCGATCGACGCGACCGCCGCCGAGAGCTCGGCGATGGTCGTGAACAGCGGGATGTCGGCCGCGACCGCCGCCGCGCGGATCTCGTAGCCGTCGGCGCGCGAGGAGCGGCCGCTCGGCGTGTTGATCACGACGTCGACCATGCCCTGGTGGATGAGCTCGACGACCGAGGTGGGCGCGTCGTCGGTCTTCTCGTTGAACTTCAGCACCACGCCCGCCTCGATGCCGTTGCGGCGCAGGATCTCGGCCGTGCCCTCGGTCGCGACGACCGAGTAGCCGAGCTCGCGCAGGCGCAGCACCGGCAGGATCACGGCGCGCTTGTCGCGGTCGGAGACCGAGACGAACACCGTGCCCTGCAGCGGCATGCCGCCGTACGCGGCGAGCTGCGACTTGGCGAACGCGCGCGGGAAGTCGCGGTCGATGCCCATGACCTCGCCGGTCGAGCGCATCTCCGGCCCGAGCACCGAGTCGACGATGTCGCCCTCGCGAGTGCGGAACCGGTGGAACGGCAGCACGGCCTCCTTGACCGCGACGGGCGCGTCGAACGGCACCGTCGAGCCGTCGGTCTCCGGCAGCAGCCCCTCCGCGACGAGCTCGGCGACGGTCGCGCCGACCATCACGCGCGACGCGGCCTTCGCGAGCGGGATGCCGAGCGCCTTCGACACGAACGGCACGGTGCGGCTCGCGCGCGGGTTGGCCTCGAGCACGTAGAGCACCCCGGCGCCGATCGCGAACTGCACGTTCAGCAGCCCGCGCACGCCGACACCCTGCGCGATCGCGAGCGTCGCGTCGCGCACTCGGTCGATCTGCGCCTTGCCGAGCGTGACCGGCGGCAGGGTGCAGCTCGAGTCGCCGGAGTGGATGCCGGCCTCCTCGATGTGCTCCATGATGCCGCCGACGTACAGCTGCTCGCCGTCGTAGAGCGCGTCGACGTCGATCTCGATCGCGTCGTCGAGGAAGCGGTCGACGAGCAGCGGATGCGACGGGCCGACGATGCCCTGGTCTGCGATGCGCTCGAAGTAGTCGACGAGCGAGGGCGTGTCGTACACGATCTCCATGCCCCGACCGCCGAGCACGAAGCTCGGGCGAACGAGCACCGGGTAGCCGATCTCCTCGGCGACCGCGACGGCCCCCGCGAGCTCGGTGGCGGTGCCGTTGCGCGGCGCGAGGAGCCCGGCGTCGTCGAGGATGCGCGAGAACTGGCCGCGCTC
Coding sequences within:
- the pyrF gene encoding orotidine-5'-phosphate decarboxylase translates to MASFGTRLGESFDRFGRLCVGIDPHAGLLDAWGLPESGAGVREFGLRVVDAMAGRAGICKPQVAFFERFGSAGIAGLERVLAEARGAGILVIADAKRGDIDSTMDAYARAWLEPGSPLEADALTVNPFQGLGALAGTHRLAERHGKGLFVLAATSNPEAAAIQRSVLQQSSREGSTVSAAICSGVATWNAEEPDAGEQAFGSTGVVIGATVDLRAAGIDPDDASTPRTPVLAPGFGHQGAELADLRDTFGALAGGVIANESRSILAAGPDGIRDAIARRAEATAVARG